The genomic stretch TACCTCACAAACCGCGCCCGGCCCTTTATTTTCACCACGGCCCTCCCGCCCGCTTCGGTTGCTTCCGCCATAGCGGCCATCGAAATCCTCGAAGCCGAACCTGAACTTGTGGAGCGTCTCGCGGAAAATGCGCGGCTTATGCGCGAGGGGCTGACCGCGCTCGGCATCTCAGTACCCGGGGAAACGCCGATCCTTCCTCTTATCCTCGGCACACCAGAGAAAGCCCGCCGCGCTCAAGAATACCTCCTCGCGCGCGGCTACTACGTTCCGGCGATCCGCCCGCCAACCGTGCCGCCGGGAACAGCCCGGCTCAGAATCACCGTAAGCGCCGCGCATACGAAAGAGGAGATTGCAGGCTTTCTCGCTGCGTTGCGCGAAGCACTCGCCGCGGCATAAAGGTTGCCGGAAAATAGAAGCCCGTTTCGCTCGCGGCAAACAGCCGGGGACTTGGCAATGAAAAACGTTAAACGTTGAACTGCGAATATCTAACGCAAAAAGGAGGCTCAGACCCTTGCCCGAAGAGCAAAACTCCGCTGCCGGAGAAACGTCAGCCGCCAGACCCCCACTTCCTTCCGTGTTCATCACCGGCACCGACACCGGGGTGGGCAAAACCGTTGTTGCCGCCCTGCTCGGCCTCATCTACCGGGATGCGGGGCTACGGGTAGCTTATCTCAAACCGGTGGAAACAGGGGCCGTCAAACAGGGCGAGGAACTCGTTCCCGGGGATACGAAGTTTGTGGCCGAACTGTTAGAGCTATCAGACGAGCCCCGGGAGATGCTTTGTCCTTACGCCTTTGAGCCCCCTGTCTCGCCTCACCTGGCCGCTCTACTCGCCAAAAGAACCGTAAAGGTTAATAACATCCGGGAGTGCTACCGGTACCTTGAGCGGCGCTACCATGCAGTTATCGCCGAGGGCGCCGGCGGGCTTTTGGTACCGGTCGGCCCGACCCTCATGATGGCAGACATCGCCCGCGAGCTCGGGCTCCCGCTCCTCATTGTGGCCCGGCCTGGACTTGGCACCATCAACCACACCCTGCTTACCATCGCCGCGGCGCTGCGCGCCGACCTCCAGGTTCTGGGCGTCATCATCAACCGGTATCCTGAAAATCCCGGGCGCGTAGAAAAGAACAATCCGAAGGCCATCACCGACTTCAGCGGCGTTCCGGTGCTAGCGCTGGTACCCGAAATCCCAGGGTTTAACCCCGAACAACCCGATTACAAGGCCCTGGAAGAAACCGCCCGCCGGGTCAACGAAACCTACCGGCTGGCCGAAAAACTCGCCGCGCTCGCTGGCAAAAGGAGGCCCGTGTCGTGAAGCGAAAGCCGCCATACTCCCCGGCAGAAGTTGCGCGCCTCAAAGAGCTCGACCGCACGGTGGTCTGGCACCCTTTCACCCAGATGAAGGAGTACTCCAGCGAAGGGGCGCCCATCATCGCCGCCGGCGAAGGCTGCTACCTCACCGACATCGAGGGGAAACGTTACCTGGACGGGGTGAGCTCCCTCTGGGTGACGGTCCACGGCCACCGGGTGCCGGCCATCGACCAGGCGATTATCGAGCAACTCCACCAGATTGCCCATTCCACGCTTCTGGGGCTCGGCAACGTGCCCGCCATCCTGCTTGCGGAGAAACTTGTCG from Thermodesulfitimonas autotrophica encodes the following:
- the bioD gene encoding dethiobiotin synthase, which produces MPEEQNSAAGETSAARPPLPSVFITGTDTGVGKTVVAALLGLIYRDAGLRVAYLKPVETGAVKQGEELVPGDTKFVAELLELSDEPREMLCPYAFEPPVSPHLAALLAKRTVKVNNIRECYRYLERRYHAVIAEGAGGLLVPVGPTLMMADIARELGLPLLIVARPGLGTINHTLLTIAAALRADLQVLGVIINRYPENPGRVEKNNPKAITDFSGVPVLALVPEIPGFNPEQPDYKALEETARRVNETYRLAEKLAALAGKRRPVS